In Mycolicibacterium gadium, the genomic window AGTCTTTCGACTCGTCAGAGTCCTCGGACTTGTCGTCATCATCCGAGTCGTCATCGCCCAAGCCGTCATCCTCCTCCGAGCCGTCATCAGAGCCGTCCTTGGTGCCGTCGTCGCCCGTGGTGTCTGCACCCGATGCGCTGATGCCGTCGGCATGTTTCGTCAGCAGCCGGGCCAGTTGACGGGCCTCCTCCGGCGCCAACGAGTCGTCGATGAGCCGCTCGCCGTCCTCGGATACCCGCTCGATATAAACCGTGTTCTCTTTCGTGGCGACGTTCCATTGGCCGCCTTCATGCTCCGCCATTGGCGCGGGATACCCCGGCTACCGGGTTGTCACTCACTTTCAGGGCACCCGGGTCCAGGGTTGGCAGTTCCGCGATTCGAACGCCTTCACTTCGGCGTTGATATTCGCGAACATCGGACCGATCGACATATTCGTGGCGACCACGTGGTCTTTGTTGGTGTCGGGCGTGCTGTACGCGAACCACGCACACATCGAGTCCACGGTCGGCACGTCGTTGATCCATACGCCGAACGTCGAGGCTGAACCGGCGGTTTGGTAAAGACCCGGCGTGATATCAGGACCGACGAGAAAAAAGCCGTTGCCCGGGATCGGGTCCAGCGGGGCGGCACTCGCACGCGACACGAACGTGACTGCAGCCAGTGTGGCAACAAGTCCGGCCACCGCGTACAGCCCGATCACCTCGGCAGCGTAACTCTTCAGGTCAGCGCACCGAATACATTCCTGTGACGCCTGAACGGATCGGCGCGGCAATGTCCGTGTTGGCATTGTCTGCCGCCCTGAACATCGCCCCGGCCCACGCTGACCCGCTGCCCGGATTCTGTGTGCCACCGAGCGTCGTCGACAACGTGTGCACCGTGCGGCTGACATCAGTCACGGCCGATGCCGTCAATGGGACGATCACCGGAACACCCGTCGGGGGCGGAACCACGATTACCGTTGCGGGACAAGGAGATGCCTACCTCAAGTCGGCGGGCTTCGGCGACGCCCGGCCGCTCCCGATACAACGCTGGGACGAGACGATCGACAGTGTGAACGGCCTCAGCGTCGATCCGTCCAACCCGAACTGGTACGGCAATGCCAAGGCCCAGGCGTTCCTGCCCAGGACACTGAATGACCTGGCCAGCCAGTTCCCGCCAGATGTCCTGGTGGTCCGCTTCGCAGGGACGACGCCCAGCCGGGTTCGTACCGGCTCGTCTCCGTTCAGCCAAAACACCTGCGTGAACGGCTATCTCAGCCTTCCGTGTAGGTATATGTCGTTGTGGTGCATACGTCTATGCCGGTGCGCACCAGCTCCTCGCCATCCTCGAACACGGCCTTGAAGTCGTATAGGCACGCCCCGCTGCCGTCATCGATGTTGATGTTCACCGACTGGCCTACCGGCAGGACGTCCTCGCCGAGGATGTCCTCCTCCCAGGTGCCGCGGTCGACGTTCGAGGCGAAGAACTGCACGATCGCGTGCTGCGTTTCGTTGATGACTTCGACGTGGCGGTCTTGTGCGTTTGCCGGGGCGGCAGTCAGCCCAATTAGGGCGAGAGCCGCCATCACGATGCTGATCGTGAGTTTTTTCAACATCCTGTTCATCTGTTGTCTCTCTTCTCGAATTGCGAAGCAACCCGAACCCCTACCCCCGGCTCGCCCCGCCACCGACTACGGCTTTGTTCCAGAGGGGCAAACTTAGCTCGTTTCGGCTGGCAATGATGCCGAACTTGCGCATTTACAAGCCAGACGACCTAGGTCGCTGCCCAAGCGTCGCCGACAAGGATTGTCGGTCGGACCCAGCTCGGCTCAGTAACTATCTGGGCGTTGCATAGCAAACACCCCCGGCCCATCAGGACCGGGCGTCGCCGTGACTGACCGCTGGGTCAAGGCCGAACACCACGGTTGGCGCTGACTTGCCCTTCAGAGCGTGTGCCCCTCGGTCAACGAGTCCGGGCGGTCGAGAAACCAGAGCGTCAACGGTTTGTTCAGTGAGCAGGATGGCGTCGCCGGTGGCCTTGGTGAGCTGCTCGACGCGGGCAGCGACGTTGGTCGTGTCGCCGATCAGGCTGAACTCGAGATGAGGTCCGCTGCCAATGGTGCCGGCGATCACCACACCGGTGTTGATCCCGATGCCGATCCGAAGCTCACCCTTGAATCGCTCGGCAACCAAGCGGTGAATCAGCAGGGCGGCGCACACCGCGGCGTCGGCATGATCCGCAAGATCGTTCGGAGCCCCGAAGACAACCATCGCACCGTCGCCGAGAAACCTGTTGATGTGCCCCCCGGCCTCGACGACGACCGGCACCATGATCTCGAACAGCGCGTTGAGCCGGGCGACGGTGTCCTCGGCGGTGTTGGCCTCGGCGAACGGTGTGAAGTCGCGGATGTCGACGAACATCACCGTCACCTCGCGACGCTCGCCGCTGAATACGTCATCGCCCTGCGCAAGTAGCCGCGCAGCGAGGGCAGGATCGACGTACGCACCAAACGCGGCCTGAAGTCGTTGCCGCTCAGCCAATCCCGTCTGCATACGGTTGAACGACGCCGCCAAAGTGCCCAGATCATCGTCCTGGACCACCGGCAGGCGCTGGCTGTAGTCACCGGCGGCAACACGGTCAGTCCCCTCGGCGAGGTCGCGGATCGGCTGCAAATACGGTGAGGTCGTCACGACTGCCAGCTGCCCGGAGACGAGCATCAACGCGCCACCGATCACGACGGAGATGACGGGATCTTCTGGGGCGCGGTCGACCAGCGCGGCCAAGATCGCGCCCGCGGTACCGAATGCGAACGCCACAGCGAGTGTGTACATCTTGGACCACATGGCGAACGTCGGTTGAGAGCGCGGCAGGGAGTCGCCGATTCCCGTGCCGCCGGCGATGGCGGCCCTCGCCGGTCGCAGCGCTCCCTCGACGAAACTGTGCACACTGATCACCGCGATCGCCCCGCCATACGCGGCGCCGACGATCCCGTACTGCACCAGGCGCCATCCGGTGGCCCCCGCCACCGCGCCGACCACAACCCCAAGCAGAGCCGCCCACACGACGTCAGTCGCGATCGCTCGGGCAGTCAGTCTGCGTGTGTACGTGAAGGTGGCGACCAGTGCCGTCATCGGATCGACCGGGTGACCCGCTGACCACCGTTCGAACGGACGCACCCCTTTCGAGCCGGGAAGAACCCACAGGCAAACTCGTATCGCGACGGCGACAGCGGTTATGACGACCGCTTCGACGTAGCGGTCAGATCCCTGGAACGCGACGATGATCATGGTGTAGCTCAGGTAGACCACCAGGCCCGGCGGAAAAACGAGGAAGCAGATCGCCCACGAATACCTGGGTCCGTACCGATCCCACACCCATTGGAAGATCCGGTCCATGGCCGAAACGAAAACACCCCCGGCCGATGGACCGGGGGTGTTTCGTACTACTGCTCAGTGGTGGTGATGGCCATGACCGTGGCCATGACCGTCGTCTTCCTCGTCGGCCGGCTTCTCCACGATGGCCGTCTCGGTCGTCAGCACCATCCGCGCCACCGACGCCGCGTTCTGCACCGCTGACCGGGTGACCTTGACCGGGTCCACGACGCCGTCGGCAGCCAGATCGCCGTATGCGAGCGTGGCCGCGTTGAAGCCCTGCCCGGCGGGCAGTTCGGACACCTTGTTCACCACGACCGAGCCGTCGAGCCCGGCGTTGGTCGCGATCCAGTACAGCGGCGCCGTCAACGCGGAGGCGAATACGCCGACGCCCAGCGCCTCGTCACCGGAGAGCGACTCGCGCAGCGGGCCGAGCACAGAACCGGCCTGGACGAGCGCCGCGCCACCACCGGCGACAATGCCCTCCTCGACGGCCGCCTTGGCTGCCGACACCGCGTCCTCGACCGCTTCCTTGCGCTTCTTCAGGTCGGTCTCGGTGGCCGCGCCGACCCGGATGACGGCGACGCCACCGGACAGCTTGGCCAGACGCTCCTCGAGCTTCTCGCGATCCCAGTCGGAATCCGATGCCTCGATCTCCGAGCGCAGCTGCGCCTTGCGGCCGTCGATGGCTTCCGCCGTGCCACCGCCGTCGACGATGACGGTGCTGTCCTTGTCGACGACGACCCGGCGTGCGCTACCCAGCACCTCCAGTCCGACCTCGCGCAGCGCCAGACCGACGTCGGGGTTGACCACCTGCCCGCCCGTGACGATCGCGAGATCCTCGAGGAACGCCTTGCGGCGGTCTCCGAAGAACGGCGCCTTCACGGCAACGGCCTTCAGGGTCTTGCGAATCGCGTTGACCACCAACGTCGAAAGGGGTTCACCCTCGACGTCCTCGGCCACGATCAGCAGCGGCTTGCCCGACTCGGCGACCTTCTCCAGCAGCGGAAGCAGATCAGGCAGCGAGCTGATCTTCTCGCGGTGCAACAGCACCAACGCGTCCTCGAGCACGGCTTCCTGTGCATCGAAGTCGGTGATGAAGTACGCGGAGATGTAACCCTTGTCGAAGCCGACACCCTCGGTGACCTCGAGCTCGGTGTTCAGCGTCGAGGACTCCTCGACCGTCACCACACCATCGACGCCGACCGTGGTCATGGCCTCGCCCACCAGCTCACCGACCTGCTCATCGCGTGAGGACACGGTGGCGACCTGGGCGATGGCCTTCTTGTCGCTGACCGGCGTCGCCGCGGCAAGCAGCGCCTCGGAGACCGCGTCGGCGGCCTTGCTGATGCCGAGGCCCAGTGCGATCGGGTTGGCACCCGCGGCCACGTTGCGCAGGCCGGCCTTGATGATGGCCTGTGCGAGCACCGTCGCGGTGGTCGTGCCGTCACCTGCCACGTCGTTGGTCTTGGTGGCGACCGACTTGACCAGCTGGGCGCCGAGGTTCTCGAACGGGTCTTCCAGCTCGATCTCACGGGCGATGGTGACGCCGTCGTTGGTCACCACCGGACCGCCGTACGCCTTGGCCAGCACCACGTGGCGACCGCGCGGCCCCAGCGTGATCCGCACGGCGTCGGCGAGCTTGTCGACCCCGGCTTCCATCGCCCGGCGCGCAGTTTCGTTGAACTCGATCTGCTTGCTCATGAATGTCCTTACTGACTGAAACTGACTCGAAACGCTCGAAACGAGTGCCGCCCCGGAACTCACCCGTCGATGCGGGAAGCTCCGGGGCGGGACACGGGTACTTACTTGTTGACGACAGCCAGCACGTCGCGGGCGGAGAGAATCAGGTACTCCTCGCCGTTGTACTTGATCTCGGTGCCGCCGTACTTGCTGTAGATGACGGTGTCGCCTTCGGAAACGTCCAGGGGGATGCGCTTCTCGCCGTCCTCGTCCCAGCGGCCGGGGCCAACTGCGACGACGGTGCCCTCCTGGGGCTTCTCCTTGGCCGTGTCGGGGATGACCAGACCGGAAGCGGTCGTGGTCTCGGCCTCGTTGGCCTGTACGAGGATCTTGTCCTCGAGTGGCTTGATGTTCACGCTCGCCACGATGGAGCCCTCCACTAATTTCGGGTTGTCGACCCCGGGGGATCCCGGGGTCTCAATTACCAGGTGTTCGGCATAGCGTCCGTGCCTCGCTCCGTCGTCGCGGGTGCCGGCGCAGGGTTTGGGCGCGTCTGCCACCTAGCACTCTATACATGAGAGTGCTAGCACTCAAGATCGGCCTATGCCTATCTCGTAAAGCGAACGCGCAGGTCCCCGAAGAAGGCAGTGACCAGCGGATTGAACAGGTCGGCCCGCTCCCACTGCAGGAAATGTCCCGCGCCCGGCAATACCACCGGACCCGTTCGATTCGTGAAGGCAACCTCACAGGTGTGCAGGAAGTCAGGGCCGACGACCTGATCGTCCATCCCGTAGAGGATCAATGTGGGCACGTCGACCTTTCGGTCGACGATCGGCGGCTCGCTCACCGCGCGGCCGTACTGGAGCTGATACGCCGCCCATCCCGCACGTAGCCGTTCCTCGGTGGAAAATGGCTCCGTCATGAAGTCGACGTCCGCGGCGGCGAAGGTGCCGGGCGATGCCCACAGCCGGTGTCCGTACATCCCCGCGACATAGCGCCTGCGCTTGGCGGGGGTGTCGAGTTCGGCTGCCAGGTCGTCGGGGGTTGCCCCCTGCAGCATGCGGTAGTCGCCCGTCGGCCCGTCGCCGATCGAGCGGATGGCCGCGACATCGATCCCCGCGGCGATGAAGTCGTCGAAGACGAACGGCGGCACCGAGTCGAAGAAGACCAGTTTCTCCACGAAACCCGGGTAGCGGTTCAGCAGGTCGACACCGATCAAGGCCCCGAGGTCACCACCGACCACGCCACATCGCTCATGGCCCAGCACATCGTGCACCAGCAGGTACAGGTCCCGGCTCCAGGCCGCCAGGTCGTACACATCCTTCGTCGACAGGTCTGAATCACCGAAGCCACGCAGGTCGGGGACGATCACCTCGTAGCCGGCCTCGGCAAGCGGACCGATATTGCGCCACCAGATGCGCTTCGTCTCGGGGTAGCCGTGCAGGAGGAGCAGCGGGTAGCCACCGGTCCCCTCGTGGACGAAGGCAAGGGACAACCCGTCGCGGCCCTCGCTCGGCGCGACCTCTCGGTGGTGGATGGTGAACGCATCCGGCGCCGGAGTCGGCGGCTGTTCGGGTCGCAGGCGCAGGTCGTAGTGCACGCCCACGGAGTCTGCCGCAGCGATGCTCAGAAGTTGGTCGGATCGACCATCAAGTGATCAGACACATTGCCGAGCATTTGGATCTCCACCTTGCGCTCGGTGAAATGCCATCCGTCGTCGTCACGGCCGAACGTGTCGAAGTACCGCCCCACGACGATCGGCTGGATCGGCACGGACTCGGTGTCTTGGACGACGCAGAACGTGGAACGCGCGGTCGCCGTGTTGTCGGCGAGGTCGATGATCGGATTCAGCACCAGGTGACGTGTCCGCGGCGTGTTGCCATGGTCGGGATAACGCCGGGTGGTGGCCGCGAACAGCTTGGCGATGTTGTCCGCACC contains:
- the groL gene encoding chaperonin GroEL (60 kDa chaperone family; promotes refolding of misfolded polypeptides especially under stressful conditions; forms two stacked rings of heptamers to form a barrel-shaped 14mer; ends can be capped by GroES; misfolded proteins enter the barrel where they are refolded when GroES binds), producing the protein MSKQIEFNETARRAMEAGVDKLADAVRITLGPRGRHVVLAKAYGGPVVTNDGVTIAREIELEDPFENLGAQLVKSVATKTNDVAGDGTTTATVLAQAIIKAGLRNVAAGANPIALGLGISKAADAVSEALLAAATPVSDKKAIAQVATVSSRDEQVGELVGEAMTTVGVDGVVTVEESSTLNTELEVTEGVGFDKGYISAYFITDFDAQEAVLEDALVLLHREKISSLPDLLPLLEKVAESGKPLLIVAEDVEGEPLSTLVVNAIRKTLKAVAVKAPFFGDRRKAFLEDLAIVTGGQVVNPDVGLALREVGLEVLGSARRVVVDKDSTVIVDGGGTAEAIDGRKAQLRSEIEASDSDWDREKLEERLAKLSGGVAVIRVGAATETDLKKRKEAVEDAVSAAKAAVEEGIVAGGGAALVQAGSVLGPLRESLSGDEALGVGVFASALTAPLYWIATNAGLDGSVVVNKVSELPAGQGFNAATLAYGDLAADGVVDPVKVTRSAVQNAASVARMVLTTETAIVEKPADEEDDGHGHGHGHHHH
- a CDS encoding adenylate/guanylate cyclase domain-containing protein, whose product is MDRIFQWVWDRYGPRYSWAICFLVFPPGLVVYLSYTMIIVAFQGSDRYVEAVVITAVAVAIRVCLWVLPGSKGVRPFERWSAGHPVDPMTALVATFTYTRRLTARAIATDVVWAALLGVVVGAVAGATGWRLVQYGIVGAAYGGAIAVISVHSFVEGALRPARAAIAGGTGIGDSLPRSQPTFAMWSKMYTLAVAFAFGTAGAILAALVDRAPEDPVISVVIGGALMLVSGQLAVVTTSPYLQPIRDLAEGTDRVAAGDYSQRLPVVQDDDLGTLAASFNRMQTGLAERQRLQAAFGAYVDPALAARLLAQGDDVFSGERREVTVMFVDIRDFTPFAEANTAEDTVARLNALFEIMVPVVVEAGGHINRFLGDGAMVVFGAPNDLADHADAAVCAALLIHRLVAERFKGELRIGIGINTGVVIAGTIGSGPHLEFSLIGDTTNVAARVEQLTKATGDAILLTEQTVDALVSRPPGLVDRGAHALKGKSAPTVVFGLDPAVSHGDARS
- a CDS encoding alpha/beta fold hydrolase — its product is MHYDLRLRPEQPPTPAPDAFTIHHREVAPSEGRDGLSLAFVHEGTGGYPLLLLHGYPETKRIWWRNIGPLAEAGYEVIVPDLRGFGDSDLSTKDVYDLAAWSRDLYLLVHDVLGHERCGVVGGDLGALIGVDLLNRYPGFVEKLVFFDSVPPFVFDDFIAAGIDVAAIRSIGDGPTGDYRMLQGATPDDLAAELDTPAKRRRYVAGMYGHRLWASPGTFAAADVDFMTEPFSTEERLRAGWAAYQLQYGRAVSEPPIVDRKVDVPTLILYGMDDQVVGPDFLHTCEVAFTNRTGPVVLPGAGHFLQWERADLFNPLVTAFFGDLRVRFTR
- the groES gene encoding co-chaperone GroES, encoding MASVNIKPLEDKILVQANEAETTTASGLVIPDTAKEKPQEGTVVAVGPGRWDEDGEKRIPLDVSEGDTVIYSKYGGTEIKYNGEEYLILSARDVLAVVNK
- a CDS encoding nuclear transport factor 2 family protein; translation: MSDKLDITELLYRYAELIDAGDFDGVGALLSKASFGGTGPQGVSGADNIAKLFAATTRRYPDHGNTPRTRHLVLNPIIDLADNTATARSTFCVVQDTESVPIQPIVVGRYFDTFGRDDDGWHFTERKVEIQMLGNVSDHLMVDPTNF